From the genome of Ectobacillus sp. JY-23, one region includes:
- a CDS encoding ABC transporter ATP-binding protein → MSNKKPNDWKQTLHRLWGYVDEQRSKLFIVFFLVVLSSGLGLLGPFLIGKAIDLYIVTKQPEGLMSLLLGLFAVYLLYAASLFLQSYWMIHVSQDTVSKLRRQLFRHLHRLPLPYFDKRQHGEIMSRAVNDVENISSTLNSSVIQVVSSVITLIGTISVMLWLSPLLTLLTMMIVPLLFAGMTWITARTGPLFQQQQRNLGEINGFVEEMVSGQSVMQIFSQEERVIKLFMEKNEKLKKTGYWAQVFSGFIPKLMNVLNNGSFAVIACIGGVLALRGMVTVGTIVIFAEYARQFTRPLNDLANQFNTLLSAIAGAERVFETLDEEPEEDEIGAREVEKLQGHVEFINVSFSYGEEETLTDVSFRAHPGETVAFVGPTGAGKTTITGLLSRFYEPAAGDIRIDGQSIKNITRESLRRQMGFVLQDTVLLAGSIRENIRYGRLDATEEEVVTAAHMAGAHAFISKLPNGYDTVIGPDGSGISQGQRQLLAIARVMLAAPAILVLDEATSSIDTLTEQHVQQALARLMKGRTCFIIAHRLNTIRTADHIVVLQEGRVIEQGSHEELVESGGLYERLHQYYQ, encoded by the coding sequence ATGTCTAACAAAAAGCCGAACGATTGGAAACAAACCTTACACCGTTTATGGGGGTATGTGGATGAGCAAAGAAGCAAGCTATTTATTGTCTTCTTTCTTGTTGTATTAAGCTCCGGTCTTGGTCTTTTGGGTCCGTTTCTAATCGGAAAAGCGATTGACCTTTATATTGTGACGAAACAACCAGAAGGGCTTATGTCATTGCTTTTGGGACTTTTTGCGGTATATCTTCTGTATGCGGCCTCCCTCTTTTTGCAAAGCTATTGGATGATTCATGTTTCACAGGATACAGTATCTAAGCTGCGTCGCCAATTGTTTCGCCATTTGCACCGTTTACCGCTGCCGTATTTTGATAAGCGGCAGCATGGGGAAATCATGAGCCGTGCTGTTAATGATGTAGAAAATATCAGCTCTACTTTGAACAGTTCAGTCATTCAAGTTGTATCGAGTGTGATTACGCTCATCGGGACTATTTCTGTAATGCTATGGCTAAGCCCGCTATTAACACTGCTTACCATGATGATTGTCCCGTTATTGTTTGCCGGTATGACATGGATTACGGCACGAACAGGTCCGCTATTTCAACAACAGCAGCGAAATTTAGGCGAAATAAACGGCTTTGTAGAAGAAATGGTATCAGGACAATCGGTGATGCAAATCTTTTCGCAGGAAGAGCGTGTTATCAAGCTGTTTATGGAAAAGAATGAAAAACTGAAAAAAACAGGCTATTGGGCTCAGGTGTTTTCCGGCTTTATTCCCAAATTGATGAACGTACTCAATAATGGTAGCTTTGCCGTTATCGCTTGTATCGGCGGTGTGCTCGCGCTCCGCGGTATGGTCACAGTTGGAACCATCGTCATTTTTGCCGAGTATGCACGCCAATTTACAAGACCGCTCAATGATTTGGCAAATCAGTTCAACACGCTATTATCAGCGATTGCAGGTGCGGAACGTGTTTTTGAAACATTGGATGAAGAGCCGGAGGAAGATGAAATAGGTGCTCGTGAAGTCGAGAAGCTACAAGGGCATGTGGAGTTTATAAATGTTTCATTTTCCTATGGCGAAGAAGAGACCTTAACGGATGTCAGTTTTCGAGCACATCCGGGTGAAACGGTTGCGTTTGTCGGTCCGACCGGAGCCGGTAAAACAACTATCACAGGATTATTATCTCGCTTTTATGAGCCGGCGGCAGGTGATATTCGTATTGATGGTCAAAGCATTAAGAACATTACGCGTGAAAGTTTACGGCGACAGATGGGCTTTGTATTGCAGGATACAGTACTGCTTGCCGGCAGTATACGTGAAAATATTCGCTATGGTCGTTTGGATGCAACTGAGGAAGAAGTAGTTACAGCAGCACATATGGCGGGGGCGCATGCATTCATCAGTAAGCTCCCAAATGGCTACGATACAGTAATCGGTCCCGACGGCAGCGGCATCAGTCAAGGACAAAGACAGCTGCTGGCGATTGCACGGGTCATGCTTGCCGCGCCAGCTATTCTTGTGTTAGATGAAGCAACTAGCAGTATTGATACACTGACGGAGCAACACGTACAGCAGGCGCTTGCAAGGCTGATGAAAGGGCGCACCTGCTTTATTATCGCACATCGCCTTAATACGATTCGAACGGCCGATCATATCGTCGTTTTACAAGAGGGACGAGTGATAGAGCAGGGCTCTCATGAAGAGTTGGTAGAGAGCGGCGGTTTGTATGAAAGATTGCATCAATACTATCAGTGA
- a CDS encoding DinB family protein: protein MHIQQTLATFEEFAAWLRSLQMEPAFWERSITEGKWEVRDVIAHLLHWDEYLLTHTLPAVRRGEDIQFPDFDTYNHASLCYRELSQQDVLNQAAATREQLVYELRNMQVDALCAHISVNNVSHDAHTGAPYSLLHIIDEFIHHDRHHQKQVLSVIQTA, encoded by the coding sequence ATGCATATACAACAAACTCTTGCTACATTTGAGGAATTTGCCGCTTGGCTCCGCTCCTTACAGATGGAACCTGCATTTTGGGAAAGATCGATTACCGAGGGAAAGTGGGAAGTACGAGACGTAATTGCTCACTTGCTCCATTGGGATGAGTATTTACTGACTCATACGTTGCCGGCTGTGAGAAGAGGAGAAGATATACAGTTTCCAGATTTCGATACATACAACCATGCGTCTCTTTGCTACCGTGAATTGTCGCAGCAAGACGTACTGAACCAAGCAGCGGCCACACGCGAGCAACTTGTTTACGAACTGCGAAATATGCAAGTTGACGCATTATGCGCCCACATTTCCGTTAACAACGTTTCACATGATGCACATACCGGCGCCCCCTATTCCCTGCTCCATATCATTGACGAGTTTATTCACCATGACCGCCATCATCAAAAGCAAGTACTCTCTGTCATCCAAACGGCTTAG
- a CDS encoding YitT family protein, translated as MKSSKILLFLTGIMVLTLGISLTIKANVGLGAWDALAVGQAQTFGFTVGTWMIINQTALLFINAWLLKERPQFLAAITFVLIGLFVDFWLLQVFPNWQLDGMTLRWGVLLLGIIVIGLGAGMYLQAEMPMLNPIDMFMMALKKRFNVSLMTAKTLGELVALVLAFILQGPINLGTLLITVIIGPVVQFFFKQVGRIKRKFSSTATSHTSAG; from the coding sequence ATGAAAAGCAGCAAGATTTTACTGTTCCTAACAGGTATTATGGTACTTACACTCGGCATCAGTCTCACGATTAAAGCAAATGTTGGACTAGGCGCATGGGATGCACTCGCAGTAGGACAAGCGCAAACATTCGGCTTTACTGTAGGCACCTGGATGATTATTAATCAAACGGCGCTTTTGTTTATCAACGCTTGGCTTTTAAAGGAGCGTCCGCAATTTTTGGCCGCCATTACATTTGTATTAATCGGTTTGTTCGTTGATTTCTGGCTATTGCAGGTATTCCCAAACTGGCAACTAGATGGAATGACACTGCGCTGGGGCGTTCTGCTTCTTGGGATCATTGTTATTGGTCTCGGGGCTGGGATGTACTTACAGGCTGAAATGCCCATGCTAAATCCCATCGATATGTTTATGATGGCACTGAAAAAGCGATTCAACGTGAGCTTAATGACAGCCAAAACGCTTGGTGAACTCGTTGCCCTTGTGTTGGCATTTATCTTACAAGGTCCTATTAACCTCGGCACACTCTTGATTACAGTTATCATCGGACCTGTTGTGCAATTCTTCTTTAAGCAAGTTGGGCGTATCAAGCGAAAGTTTAGCAGTACAGCTACAAGCCATACATCTGCAGGTTAA
- a CDS encoding ABC transporter ATP-binding protein, which yields MHVLRYIKPYRFAAITALFCMLVELGVELLHPLFMAKIIDEGIMENDLRKVLTWGGIMLLMSLLAFASGVANSFIAAHVSQGFGHDVRHATFSKVQSLSVQEAKRFPAATLVTRLTSDVSQLQNTLFMSLRIAMRAPLLLVGSIVMACILDLHLAFALLVTVPPLFLFLRWMLRRGRGLFRVVQEKLDDVNSVMRFNVASMRFIRGFSRRTYETKRFDRADGELRQRTITSLRTLEATMPVLLLFMNTAILVILWFGGVRVSAGDAQVGEVVAIVNYALRITSVFSVFSFIIMAYSRAFASAGRIGEVLEAEEKEEKGMKVSLQGSVAFRNVFFQYPETDSYALQDVSFAAGVGQTIAIMGETGAGKTTLLQLLVKLYDVKQGDVYIDGHPIQSLHAKSVRQAIGMVPQESLLFTGSIRDNIAWGNSEATNEEIIQAAKAAQIHDTIINMPHQYDSVIGQRGVNLSGGQKQRIAIARALVRKPKLLLLDDSTSALDTETESRLLTAIQAYHCTTFLITQKVSTARRADRIVLLENGRVAAQGTHGQLLRTSQLYRDMHTSQLGGAAHV from the coding sequence TTGCATGTATTACGATATATCAAACCATACCGATTTGCGGCGATAACAGCTCTTTTCTGTATGCTGGTGGAGCTTGGGGTTGAATTGCTACATCCATTATTTATGGCAAAAATTATTGATGAAGGCATAATGGAGAATGACTTGCGGAAGGTGTTAACATGGGGCGGAATTATGCTGCTGATGTCCTTGCTTGCCTTTGCGTCCGGTGTTGCAAACTCGTTTATTGCTGCTCATGTTAGCCAAGGCTTCGGTCACGATGTGAGGCATGCGACATTTTCAAAAGTACAATCCCTGTCGGTGCAAGAAGCGAAGCGTTTTCCCGCTGCTACTCTTGTGACGCGTTTGACAAGCGATGTATCGCAGCTCCAAAATACGTTATTTATGAGTCTGCGCATTGCCATGCGTGCCCCCCTATTACTAGTAGGTAGCATTGTTATGGCATGCATCCTTGATTTGCACCTAGCTTTTGCGCTTCTTGTGACAGTCCCGCCGTTGTTCCTCTTTTTGAGGTGGATGCTGAGAAGAGGACGGGGGTTGTTTCGCGTTGTACAAGAAAAGCTGGACGACGTAAATAGCGTTATGCGCTTTAATGTAGCTTCCATGCGTTTTATTCGTGGTTTTTCGCGTCGTACATACGAAACAAAACGCTTTGACAGGGCAGACGGGGAATTGCGTCAACGTACCATTACATCATTGCGAACACTAGAAGCAACAATGCCCGTTTTGCTTCTGTTTATGAATACAGCCATTTTAGTAATCCTTTGGTTTGGCGGCGTGCGTGTTTCAGCTGGAGATGCGCAGGTTGGAGAGGTCGTTGCCATTGTCAATTATGCACTCCGTATTACCTCTGTTTTTTCGGTATTTTCCTTTATTATTATGGCTTATTCTCGTGCGTTTGCCTCAGCTGGACGAATTGGAGAAGTATTAGAAGCGGAGGAGAAAGAAGAAAAGGGGATGAAGGTATCGTTACAGGGAAGTGTTGCATTTCGCAATGTGTTCTTCCAATACCCTGAGACAGACTCGTATGCCCTGCAGGATGTATCGTTTGCAGCAGGAGTGGGTCAAACCATTGCTATTATGGGAGAGACCGGTGCAGGTAAAACAACGCTCCTGCAACTGCTGGTCAAATTATATGATGTAAAACAAGGGGATGTGTATATAGATGGGCACCCGATTCAATCACTTCATGCAAAAAGTGTCAGACAGGCAATTGGTATGGTCCCACAGGAATCACTGTTATTTACAGGAAGCATACGTGATAATATTGCGTGGGGAAACAGCGAGGCAACCAACGAAGAAATCATACAAGCGGCAAAGGCTGCGCAAATTCATGACACAATCATAAACATGCCGCACCAATACGATAGCGTAATCGGACAAAGAGGTGTGAACTTATCCGGTGGTCAAAAGCAGCGGATCGCCATTGCGCGTGCGCTCGTGAGAAAGCCGAAGCTGCTGTTGCTTGATGACAGTACGAGCGCCCTTGATACAGAAACCGAATCTCGCTTGCTCACAGCTATTCAAGCTTATCACTGTACAACCTTTCTTATTACACAAAAGGTCAGCACAGCAAGGAGAGCCGATCGCATCGTTCTGCTTGAGAACGGACGTGTTGCTGCACAAGGTACGCACGGCCAGTTGCTTCGTACATCGCAATTGTACCGAGACATGCACACATCACAATTAGGAGGTGCTGCGCATGTCTAA
- a CDS encoding GNAT family N-acetyltransferase — MRIIRTKDHEQIARLNETVQTLHANLYPEVFQPYQYEEVAVFFKEMVKKPEMVFLVLVDKKDIGYAWVEVKHRPANAFKKAEATLYIHQISIHADVHGKGYGSALLAAIEELAREERMKRIDLDYWIDNTQARMFYEKRGFQLHRQMVYKPL; from the coding sequence ATGAGAATAATACGAACAAAGGATCACGAACAAATTGCAAGACTGAATGAAACAGTGCAAACCTTACATGCTAACTTGTATCCCGAGGTGTTTCAGCCCTATCAATATGAAGAGGTAGCTGTATTTTTTAAAGAAATGGTCAAGAAACCAGAAATGGTATTTCTTGTCTTAGTAGATAAAAAGGATATTGGCTATGCTTGGGTTGAAGTGAAGCACCGTCCTGCAAATGCGTTTAAAAAAGCGGAAGCAACATTATATATTCATCAAATTAGCATACATGCCGATGTGCATGGAAAAGGCTATGGCTCAGCGCTGCTGGCGGCAATTGAAGAATTAGCGCGCGAAGAGAGAATGAAACGAATAGATCTTGACTACTGGATAGATAACACACAGGCCCGCATGTTTTACGAAAAAAGAGGGTTCCAGCTGCATCGGCAAATGGTATATAAGCCGTTATAA
- a CDS encoding DUF1292 domain-containing protein, translating to MEEIKVGDIFAIGDEGEEQEVEVLGTMHVEGHAYIAVGLLEDIQSTTEEEMDVFLFKVEENGELSYIEDDTEFEKVSAEFERVTSEEV from the coding sequence ATGGAAGAAATCAAAGTAGGCGACATTTTTGCAATCGGTGACGAGGGCGAAGAGCAAGAGGTAGAGGTATTGGGCACGATGCACGTAGAAGGTCATGCATATATCGCCGTAGGTCTTCTGGAGGATATCCAATCGACAACGGAAGAAGAAATGGACGTGTTCTTGTTTAAAGTAGAAGAGAACGGCGAATTGTCTTACATTGAAGACGATACAGAGTTTGAAAAGGTATCAGCAGAATTTGAGCGAGTAACAAGCGAGGAAGTATAA